From the Taeniopygia guttata chromosome 20, bTaeGut7.mat, whole genome shotgun sequence genome, one window contains:
- the LOC115497917 gene encoding P2Y purinoceptor 1: MAAAALPAWPGNATRAPCPVDSAFAQRFLPAVYLTVIPLGLLGNGLGLWHLCTGPRQPLSLLVGNLGLADLLYVSTLPFLVSYYLQGRLWVFGQPWCRITRSLFHLNLYASIGFLTCISIHRYLGIVHPLKARGRCQGAASSVWLSAAVWVWVIAQIAPDLAFSKADDKRTQCHDTTGQQHLDVYLPYTFAVTVTGFVIPFLIIIGCYCHVVFVLCRNDSMDPSLRRRSIGLVILVMVLFSICFLPYHIFRNLNLFFRWRPQGSCTQASKDIYISYQVTRGLASLNSALNPLLYVITSKDWRSRVRTIRQSARHCLRPRFWSKSSCQAAEKRNDICKEEASNEL, translated from the coding sequence atgGCCGCGGCCGCTCTCCCCGCCTGGCCCGGCAATGCCACTCGGGCTCCCTGCCCCGTGGATTCCGCCTTCGCCCAGCGCTTCCTGCCCGCCGTGTACCTGACCGTGAtccccctggggctgctggggaacgggctggggctgtggcaccTCTGCACAGGGCCCCGCCAGCCCCTCAGCCTGCTGGTGGGCAACCTGGGGCTGGCTGACCTGCTCTATGTCAGCACGCTGCCCTTCCTCGTCAGCTACTACCTGCAAGGCAGGCTGTGGGTCTTCGGGCAGCCCTGGTGCCGCATCACCCGCAGCCTCTTCCACCTCAACCTCTACGCCAGCATCGGCTTCCTCACCTGCATCAGCATCCACCGCTACCTGGGCATCGTGCACCCGCTGAAGGCGCGGGGCAGGTGCCAGGGCGCAGCCTCCTCCGTGTGGCTCAGCGCGGCCGTCTGGGTGTGGGTCATTGCACAGATCGCTCCCGACCTCGCCTTCAGCAAGGCAGATGACAAGAGGACGCAGTGCCATGACACGACAGGACAGCAGCACCTGGATGTTTACTTGCCCTACACCTTTGCTGTCACCGTGACCGGGTTTGTCATCCCGTTCCTCATCATCATCGGGTGCTACTGCCACGTGGTGTTCGTGCTCTGCAGGAATGACAGCATGGACCCCAGCCTCAGGAGGAGAAGCATCGGACTGGTGATTCTTGTCATGGTTCTCTTTTCCATCTGCTTCCTCCCCTACCACATCTTCAGAAACCTCAATCTGTTTTTTCGCTGGCGGCCACAGGGGTCCTGCACGCAGGCTTCAAAGGACATCTACATTTCCTACCAGGTGACTCGGGGCCTGGCCAGCCTCAACAGTGCCCTCAACCCCCTGCTCTATGTGATTACCAGCAAAGACTGGAGGTCACGAGTGAGGACCATCCGCCAAAGTGCCAGACACTGTCTGAGGCCACGCTTCTGGAGCAAAAGCTCTTGCCAGGCAGCTGAGAAGAGAAACGACATTTGTAAGGAAGAGGCTTCTAATGAGCTCTGA